From Xiphophorus couchianus chromosome 7, X_couchianus-1.0, whole genome shotgun sequence:
ACAGTCATTATGCTACATGGATGCATAACTTTAATCTAATTATTGGATTGTAAATAGTAACGCGTTAGAATACTTGTTACTGAATCAAGGGGCCAGATTAGAGTAACACTTTACTGACATGTTGATGGCACAATTGTTTATGACATTTCTGCTCAAGCTATTtagtgatctgtcaggtttccGATATGCGTCCCCCCAATGACAGACTCGTTCCTACGCCTTTGCCAGTTCTGTTTTAGATTTGTAGTTTGTCTGTAGTTGTAGCAGTGGCAGTGGAAGTAGTGAACGACGgcgttcagtctgtgttggtcTCGCTTCCATATATTGTATTAACATCAACAGCTGCCTTGTTCGATTCAGCAATTCTGCTTGAGGGGGAaagactttaaataaatacaaataattacaCAAAGTACTACTACaactattttaattattgttattattggtTTATCACAGGAGTTCTGTAATGTGGTGAACAACAATGCCTGAGGGAGTGTGTCTACATAACATGCCTCACTTCCAAACAGACAGAGGATAGAGAGCTGAATATATAAGACAGTTGTTTGGCAAAGTGATTGAGGCTTAAAGCAAACTGAACAGCTTCTTGTCTCCTTCTCTGTCTAGTTATGAAAACTGTTGATGAAGCTGAACTTTGCTTTCCCCAACTGCTCAATACATCCTGCAGAAAGACTATGCTGTCCCCCTCTGTATCCTTGGTTATTCACTTAACATTATCTTCCATCTCTCTACTTACTGTATTTTCTAACCTGCTGGTCATCATCTCCATATACCACTTCaagtaatgaaatgttttacctttcaaaaactgtttcaaacaATAGGTTGTAGCTCTGTCATTCTGACcttatttgttgaaattacAAATGTAGCTGCATTAGATAACGAGTGTGttgttttctcatttctgcAGGAGGCTCCACAGCCCCACCAACATCCTGCTGCTCTCTCTGGCTGTCTCAGACTGCCTGGTGGGATTCCTCATTTCATTCCAAATAGTGCTGATAGATGGCTGCTGGTATCTTGGGGACATCATGTGTgccatttactttattttggatTATATTATCACTACTTCCTCAATAGGAACCATGGTGCTCATATCCATTGATCGTTATGTGGCCATCTGTTACCCCCTACGCTACCCCAGCAAAGTCACCACCGAACGAGTGAAGATGTGTGTTTCACTGTTTTGGATGTGTTCCATTCTTTATCATTGTGTTCTGTTAAGGGACAATCTGCAACACCCAGGCAGATATAATTCCTGTTCTGGAGAATGTGTCGTTT
This genomic window contains:
- the LOC114148437 gene encoding trace amine-associated receptor 13c-like; the protein is MKTVDEAELCFPQLLNTSCRKTMLSPSVSLVIHLTLSSISLLTVFSNLLVIISIYHFKRLHSPTNILLLSLAVSDCLVGFLISFQIVLIDGCWYLGDIMCAIYFILDYIITTSSIGTMVLISIDRYVAICYPLRYPSKVTTERVKMCVSLFWMCSILYHCVLLRDNLQHPGRYNSCSGECVVFLDYIGGIFDLLSSFICPVTVIIILYVRVFVVVVSQARAMQSHVAAVSLQGSVKITAKKSEMKAAITLGVVVVVFLICTCPYFCVSLIAEDAAVSASSATFILFYFNSTLNPLIYALFYPWFRKSVKLILTLQILKPESCDTIMM